A region from the Salidesulfovibrio onnuriiensis genome encodes:
- the ilvD gene encoding dihydroxy-acid dehydratase, with protein MRSKKMTAGLEKAPHRSLLHASGLTREEMDRPLIGVCHAANGIIPGHVHLEQIAQAVMAGVRMAGGTPIQFPAIGVCDGIAMNHEGMKMSLPSREIIADSVEIMATAHPFDALVCIPNCDKIVPGMLMAILRLNIPAIVVSGGPMLAGDRGKTDLISVFEGVGRVKAGTMTEEELAELEQSACPTCGSCAGMFTANSMNCLSETIGLALPGNGTIPAVMSERTRLAKTAGMRVMDLLEKDIKPRDIVTRKSVHNAVTMDMALGCSTNTVLHLPALFREAGLDLGLDIFNEVSRKTPNLCKLSPAGPHHMEDLNRAGGIPAVMTELTKKDLLNLDALTVTGRTVGENLEALKAANKDESIVRPIDNPYSAEGGIAILYGNLAPQGCCVKQSAVAPEMMHRTGAAKCFNSEEECVEAILGNKIQAGDVIVVRFEGPKGGPGMREMLTPTSAIAGMGLGDSVALITDGRFSGGTRGAAIGHVSPEAAAGGLIGLVRDGDKIEINIPERSINLLVDEAELDKRRAAFKPVVKEIHSPFLKRYARLVTSAATGAVFEE; from the coding sequence ATGAGAAGCAAAAAGATGACCGCCGGGCTGGAAAAGGCCCCGCACCGTTCCCTGTTGCACGCATCAGGCCTCACCCGCGAAGAAATGGACCGCCCGCTCATTGGCGTGTGCCATGCCGCCAACGGCATCATTCCGGGCCACGTGCACCTAGAACAGATTGCGCAGGCGGTCATGGCCGGAGTGCGCATGGCCGGCGGAACGCCTATCCAGTTCCCGGCCATCGGCGTGTGCGACGGCATTGCCATGAACCACGAGGGCATGAAGATGTCGCTGCCCAGCCGCGAGATCATCGCCGACTCCGTGGAGATCATGGCCACGGCGCACCCGTTCGACGCCCTGGTCTGCATTCCCAACTGCGACAAGATCGTGCCCGGCATGCTCATGGCCATCCTGCGCCTGAACATCCCGGCCATCGTGGTCTCGGGCGGCCCCATGCTGGCGGGCGACCGGGGCAAGACCGACCTCATCTCCGTGTTCGAGGGCGTGGGCCGTGTCAAGGCGGGCACCATGACCGAGGAGGAACTGGCCGAACTGGAACAGTCCGCCTGCCCCACCTGCGGCTCCTGCGCGGGCATGTTCACGGCCAACTCCATGAACTGTCTTTCCGAAACCATCGGCCTGGCCCTGCCCGGCAACGGCACCATACCGGCGGTCATGTCCGAGCGCACCCGCCTGGCAAAGACCGCGGGCATGCGCGTCATGGACCTGCTGGAAAAGGACATCAAGCCGCGCGACATCGTCACCAGAAAGTCCGTGCACAACGCCGTGACCATGGACATGGCCCTGGGCTGCTCCACCAATACCGTGCTGCACCTGCCCGCCCTGTTCCGCGAGGCGGGCCTGGACCTGGGCCTGGACATCTTCAACGAGGTTTCGCGCAAGACGCCCAACCTGTGCAAGCTCTCGCCCGCCGGGCCGCACCACATGGAAGACCTGAACCGCGCGGGCGGCATTCCCGCTGTCATGACCGAACTGACCAAGAAGGACCTGCTCAACCTGGACGCCCTCACCGTCACCGGCAGGACCGTGGGCGAAAACCTGGAGGCGCTCAAGGCCGCCAACAAGGACGAATCCATTGTCCGGCCCATCGACAATCCCTACAGCGCCGAGGGCGGCATCGCCATCCTCTACGGCAACCTGGCCCCGCAGGGCTGCTGCGTGAAGCAGTCGGCCGTGGCCCCGGAAATGATGCACCGCACCGGCGCCGCCAAATGCTTCAACTCCGAAGAGGAATGTGTGGAGGCCATCCTGGGCAACAAAATCCAGGCCGGCGACGTGATCGTGGTCCGCTTCGAAGGCCCCAAGGGCGGCCCGGGCATGCGCGAAATGCTCACCCCCACCTCGGCCATCGCGGGCATGGGCCTCGGCGACAGCGTTGCGCTCATCACGGACGGACGCTTCTCGGGCGGCACGCGCGGCGCGGCCATCGGCCATGTCTCGCCCGAAGCGGCGGCAGGCGGGCTCATCGGCCTGGTCCGGGACGGCGACAAGATCGAGATCAACATCCCCGAGCGGTCCATCAACCTGCTCGTGGACGAGGCCGAGCTCGACAAACGCCGGGCAGCCTTCAAGCCCGTGGTCAAGGAAATCCACTCACCCTTCCTCAAGCGCTATGCCCGGCTGGTGACATCCGCTGCGACCGGCGCTGTTTTCGAAGAATAA